CGGTGAAGTCCACCGGGTCGATCCCGACCAGCCCCAGCAACCAGTTCAGCAGCCCGTAGTCCCGGTCGAACAACTGCGCGAACACGATCGCCGTGGCCGCCACCGAGGTGATGTACGGGACCAGCACCACCATCCGGAAGAACAACGCGAACCGCAGCCGCGCGTGGTTGAGCACGTGCGCCAACAGCAACGCCAACAACAACTGCGGCACCGTGGACAGCACCCAGATGCTCAGCGTGTTGCCGGCGGCGTTCCAGAACCTCGGGTCTGCGAACATCCTGGTGAAGTTGTCCACGCCGATGAACGTGCGGTCGCCGATCGGGTTCCAGTCGAACAACGCCACGTAGAAGGTGAACAGCAGCGGGAACAACCCGAACACCGCGAAGAGCACGAAGAACGGCGCGATGTAGCCGTAGGGGGTCAGTCGGTCGCGCAACCGGCGGGCCGCCCCCGCCGGAGAGGGCGGGGGCGGGGGCGCGGCGATGCGCGCCGGGGTGAGGGTGCCGGTCATGCCGGTCACTTGCCGATGGCGGTCTTGGTGTTGCGCACCGCGTCGTCCCACGCCGTGGCGGCGTTCCCGCCGCTCTGCTCGACGTTGGCGATGGCGTTGCCGAGTTCCTGGTTGATGGCCGAGGTGTCCGGTCCGATGCGGAACGGCTTCAGGCCCAGCAGCGAGTCGGTGTAGATGGTGCCGGTGGGCGCGTTCGAGAAGAACTCGTCCTTGGCGAAGGCCATCTTGTCGTCCTTGTACACCGACGGCGTGGAGGGCAGCGCGCCGGAGCGGACGAAGTGCTCCAACTGGCCTTGCGGGGACTGCATCTCCTTGATGTAGCTCCACGCCGCCTGCGGGTTCTTCGCACCCTTCGGGATGGCCAGGTAGCTGCCGCCCCAGTTGCCCCACTCGCCGGGCACCTTGGCGATGTCCCACTTGCCCTTGGTGTCCGGGGCGTTGCTGCGGATGGCGTTGAGCATCCACGACGGCGCGGCCAGCGTCGCGAACTGCCCCTGCGCCATGCCCGCGCTCCACCCGCTGGAGAACGAGGGCTGCTTGGCCGTGATCCCGGCCGTCGCCGCCTTGACGCCCACGTCGAACGCCGCCTTGACCTCGGGGTTGGTCGCGTAGATCAGCTCGCCGCCATCGTCGTAGTACTTCTGCGCGCCCTGGTTGACCGCCTGTGAGAACACGCTGGTCGCCGCGTTGTCCACGAACGCCTTGCCGGTGGCCTGCGTGTACCGCTTCCCGGTCTCGATGAACGCCTCCCACGTCGGCCACAACGCGCTCACCTGGTCCCGGTCGGTCGGCAGACCGGCTGCGGCGAACAGGTCGGTCCGGTAGGCCACCGCCATGCCGCCCACGTCCGTGGGGATGCCGACGACCTCGCCGCCCTTCGCGGTGGACTGGCCCATGACCCAGTCGAGGTAGTCGCCCTTGACGTCGTCCGCTCCCAGGGTGCGCAGGTCCACGAAGTTCTGGGGCTGCTGCACGAACTTCGGCAGGTCGTCACCCTGGATGAGCACCAGGTCCGGCACCTTGCCACCGGCCAGGGCCGTGGTCAGCGCCTGCGCGGTCTCCGTCGAGGTGCCCACCTCGGTCAGCTTGACCTCGACGTCAGGGTGCTTGTCCCGGTAGGCGTCCACCGACGCCTTCTGGTTGATGGCGGTGAACGACCAGAACTCGAACGACTTCCCGTCGCCACCGCCACCGCCACCGGTGCCCGGCGAACAGGCGGCGGACATGGCGAGGGCCCCGGCAAGGACGAGTGACCAGGTGGTGCGGCGGAGCTTCACGGCGGTGTCTCCAGTGTGGGACGGGGCAAGGGGAAGCCGGGCAGCGCCCAGGCGGGACCGCACCACCACCGGTCCGCAGCGGTGCGGTATGCCGGGCGGTCGACGGACCACCCGCCAGTCTTGAAAGTTTCGGCTAAAGCGCCGAATGTTAACGGGCCAGACAGTAAGCCGGGTCACGCCAACCGTCAAGACATCCGAAGCAGTACCACCGAAACATTCTGTCCTGTAGCCGCAGCACTACACTCCCGGCATGACCTCCACCAGACGCCCGTCGACCGACGCCGCAGACCGCGGAGGACCGACCATCGCCCGCATAGCCGAGCTGGCGGGCGTGTCCACCGCGACGGTGTCCAAGGTCGTCAACGGACGTGCGGAGGTCGCCCCGGAGACCCGCGCCCTGGTCGAGGCGGTGATCCGCGAACACGGTTACCGCAGGCAGAAGAAGGCCACCCGCGCGACGCTGGTGGAGCTGGTGCTCCACGAGCTCGAAGGCGCCTACGCCATGGAGATCATCAGAGGTGTTGAACGCGTGGCCGGCGAGAACGAACTCGCCGTCGTGCTCACCGAACTGCACGGCCGCCACACCCCCGGACGCACCTGGATCGACGGTGTGCTGGCCCGCAAGCCCGCCGGGGTGATCACCGTCTTCTCCGCCCCCACCTCCGCCCAGCAGGAGCAACTGGCCAGCCGCGGGATCCCGTTCGTGCTGGTCGACCCCACCAGCGACCCAGGCCACGAATTCCCCACGGTGGGCACCAGCAACTGGAGCGGCGGCCTCTCGGCCACCCGCCACCTGCTCGAACTCGGCCACCGACGCATCGCCGCCATCACCGGCCCCTCGCACGCGCTGTCCAGCCGCGCCCGCCTCGACGGCTACCGTGCCGCGCTGGACGCCGCCGAGGTCCCTGTCGACCGCGCGCTCATCCGGATCGGCGACTTCAACATCGCCGACGGCCTCAACCACGCCCGTGACTTGCTACGACTCGACCAACCACCCACCGCGATCTTCGCCTTCAACGACGCCCAAGCCTTCGGCGTCTACCAGGCCGCCCACGAAGCCGGTGTCCGCATCCCCCACGACCTCAGCGTCGTCGGCTTCGACGACCTCCCACCCGCCCAATGGGCCATCCCCGCCCTCACCACCGTCCGCCAACCCCTCAGCGACATGGCCGCCGCCGCCACCGACATGATCATCACCCTCGCGCACGGTGACCCCCTCCCCCAACACCGCCTCATGCACACCACCGAACTCATCACCCGCGCGAGCACCACCGCACCTCGCACGTGAGTGCGCGTAAAAACGTACGGTTCAAGACCCGAAAGTTAACGCGCGTCCAAGGTGATCCACTGAGGCTCACCCGTAACGGCCGCCGAGGTACCCGCCGAGTAGACGGCCCGACTCGCCGTCGACCTGCTCGCGGAACGGGTCGCGGACCCCGACACGCCCGTCCGCAACGCACGCCCGCGCGACAGGGCAGTACAACCCCGACCCGATGACGCGGCACGCCGACATCTCGGTCAACGGCCACGTGCAACGGGTCCACTTCCCGAACACCTTCCACTTCAACCAGTTCCGCGACCTCGTCGTGCCGGTCGACCTGGGCGCCGGAACCAACACCATCAGGTTCACCGCACAGGAACTGCCGAACTGTGACGGCACCACGTACAACCAGTTCGGCCAGCGCTCGATGTACACGCCGAACATCGACTACGTAACCGTCGCGCCACTGGTCGGCTGATCTCGCACGCGACAGGACGCAGGGAACCCGAACGAAAAGGCCACCGGCGCGGGCTCCGGCGTGACACCCACCTGCTCCGCCGGATGACACGCTGGTTCCACGCAGAATGGCGCCGAGCCGACCGGCTCGGCGCCATTCTGCGTGGCGTCGATCCGGTGCGTGGTGATGGTCACGCTTGGCCGATCCGGTGTCGCTGCACGCCCAGGCGGTCGATGGCGACCTCGACCGTATCTCCTTCACGCAGGTAGTCGAAGTCGTTGGCACCGAGCGCCACGCCCGCGGGTGTGCCGGTGTTCACCACGTCACCGGGTTCCAGGACCATGAACTGGCTGAGGTACCAGATGATGTGGTGCACACCGAACAGCATGTTCGCCGTGTTGCCGTCCTGCCGCGGCTTTCCGTTGACGCTCAGCCTCATCCCCAGTGCCTGCGGGTCGCCCACCTCATCGGCGGTGACCAGCCACGGCCCCAACGGGTTGAACGTCTCGCAGGACTTGCCCTTGGTCCACTGGCCGCCCCGGTGGAGCTGGAAGTCGCGTTCGCTGACGTCGTCGGAGATCGCGTAGCCCGCGATCACCGCCGCCGCGTCCCGCGGGCTGTCCAGGTAGCGCGCGGTGGCGCCCAGCACTACGGCCAACTCCACCTCGTAATCGGTGGACACACTAGTCCGGGGCACCAGCACGGTGTCGTCCGGTCCGACGATCGTGCTGGTCGCCTTCATGAACACCACAGGCTCAGCCGGCGGTTCCGCCCGGGTTTCGGCAGCGTGGTCGGAGTAGTTGAGGCCGATGCACACCAGGGCACCCGGACGGCGGATCGGCGCGCCGATCCGCATCCCCGTGATGTCCATCGCCGGCAGGTCACCGCCGGCGAGGGCGTCGCGCACCCGCGACACACCGCCGCCGGAGAGGAAGTCACCACCGATCTCACTCGTCACGGGCCGTAGGTCACGCGCGCGACCGGACCCGTCCAGCACCACGGGAACCTCGGATCCGGGGTCGCCCACTCTCAACAGTCGCATTGCCGTTCCTCGCTCGTTCGAGTCGGTTCTGTTCTGGTTGTCGGCCGCGCGGCGACGGGGGTTCGTAAACCGCGGTGCGGTGTCACCGGGTCGGCTGCGTGGTGCCGTGCCGTGCCCAGACCGCGACGATGGCGTCGATCCGCATGACCCTCGTCGTCGTCCTCCGGGGGATCATCCGGCCATGAGGCCACCGTCGATGACGAGCTCGGTCCCGGTGATGAACGCGGCGTCGTCGGAAGCGAGGTAGAGAGCGGCGCGGGCCACCTCCTCGGAAGTGCCCAGGCGACCCATCGGCTGGCGTGCGACCAGTGCGGCACGAGTCGCCACCGGGTCCGCCGCGGCGTCGAGGAGGCGGCCGACCCAGGGCGAGTCGACGGTGCCGGGACAGATCGAGTTGCAGCGCACGCCCGTGCCCGCGTACTGCACGGCCACCTGGCGGGTCAGCGCCACCACTGCCCCCTTGCTGGCGCAGTAGGCGGCACGGTCCTTCAACCCGACCATGCCCGCGACCGAGGCGGTGTTGATGATCGCGCCGCCGCCTTGCTCGAGCATCGTGGGCACCGCGTATTTGATGCCCAGGAAGACCCCACGCGTGTTGACCGCGAAGACCTTGTCCCACTCGTCCACGCCGCAGGACACAACATCCGTGGTGGACGAGAAGCCCGCGTTGTTGCACAGGACATCCAGCTTGCCGGTCTCTTCCACCGCCCGAGCCAGCCCGGACTCGACCGATCCCGGATCGGTGACATCCACCCGCAGCCCGATCGTTCCTTCCGGAGCGGTGTCGGGGTCGAGGTCGGCCGCGAACACGATCGCGCCCTCCGCGTGGAACTGGCGGGCCATCTCGTAACCGATTCCCGATCCCGCGCCGGTGACGACCACCGTGCGACCCTCGAACCTGTTGATCATGCGGAATTCCTTCCTGCGCTATCGCAGCTTGTCGGCGAGGTGGCCGAGCTTGCGCAGCAGCACCCGGCTCGCCGTGCCCACGTCGGGGAAACAGCCCGTCCACGGGACAGGTGGCGAACGATGCCGCTCTCGATGGTCATCCCGCGTGTGATCGGGAGAGCCGGGCGATCTCGTCCGCCGCAGCGGACAGTCCGGTGATGACGGCCGCGCGGCGCTCGTCGGTGACCCGGTCCAACGGGACCGAGCAACTGACTGCGTCGACCGCCCCGTGTGCGGGCACGGCGACCGCGAAGCAGGCGAGCCCGAGGGTGTTCTGCTCGACCTCCCACGCCCAGCCGCGCGACCGGATCCCAGCCAGCTCGGTGCGCAGTTCGGCGTGGTCGGTCACCGTGTGCCTGGTGAGTGGCACCAGGGAGGCGGGCAGCAGCTCACTCACCTCCCCCGGGTCGCGGGCGGCGAGCAGGA
This is a stretch of genomic DNA from Saccharothrix ecbatanensis. It encodes these proteins:
- a CDS encoding carbohydrate ABC transporter permease codes for the protein MTGTLTPARIAAPPPPPSPAGAARRLRDRLTPYGYIAPFFVLFAVFGLFPLLFTFYVALFDWNPIGDRTFIGVDNFTRMFADPRFWNAAGNTLSIWVLSTVPQLLLALLLAHVLNHARLRFALFFRMVVLVPYITSVAATAIVFAQLFDRDYGLLNWLLGLVGIDPVDFTGSTWGSHVLIATMVAWRWFGYNTLLYLASLQAISREVYEAASIDGAGEWQRFRHITVPALRPIIIFTVVTSTIGGLQIFTEPLLLSGGGGLTCGAVRQCQTLTLFLYEQGFGQFQFGYGSAIGVALFVMVVVIAAVNYVLSRRLRGEGR
- a CDS encoding ABC transporter substrate-binding protein gives rise to the protein MKLRRTTWSLVLAGALAMSAACSPGTGGGGGGDGKSFEFWSFTAINQKASVDAYRDKHPDVEVKLTEVGTSTETAQALTTALAGGKVPDLVLIQGDDLPKFVQQPQNFVDLRTLGADDVKGDYLDWVMGQSTAKGGEVVGIPTDVGGMAVAYRTDLFAAAGLPTDRDQVSALWPTWEAFIETGKRYTQATGKAFVDNAATSVFSQAVNQGAQKYYDDGGELIYATNPEVKAAFDVGVKAATAGITAKQPSFSSGWSAGMAQGQFATLAAPSWMLNAIRSNAPDTKGKWDIAKVPGEWGNWGGSYLAIPKGAKNPQAAWSYIKEMQSPQGQLEHFVRSGALPSTPSVYKDDKMAFAKDEFFSNAPTGTIYTDSLLGLKPFRIGPDTSAINQELGNAIANVEQSGGNAATAWDDAVRNTKTAIGK
- a CDS encoding LacI family DNA-binding transcriptional regulator — protein: MTSTRRPSTDAADRGGPTIARIAELAGVSTATVSKVVNGRAEVAPETRALVEAVIREHGYRRQKKATRATLVELVLHELEGAYAMEIIRGVERVAGENELAVVLTELHGRHTPGRTWIDGVLARKPAGVITVFSAPTSAQQEQLASRGIPFVLVDPTSDPGHEFPTVGTSNWSGGLSATRHLLELGHRRIAAITGPSHALSSRARLDGYRAALDAAEVPVDRALIRIGDFNIADGLNHARDLLRLDQPPTAIFAFNDAQAFGVYQAAHEAGVRIPHDLSVVGFDDLPPAQWAIPALTTVRQPLSDMAAAATDMIITLAHGDPLPQHRLMHTTELITRASTTAPRT
- a CDS encoding fumarylacetoacetate hydrolase family protein codes for the protein MRLLRVGDPGSEVPVVLDGSGRARDLRPVTSEIGGDFLSGGGVSRVRDALAGGDLPAMDITGMRIGAPIRRPGALVCIGLNYSDHAAETRAEPPAEPVVFMKATSTIVGPDDTVLVPRTSVSTDYEVELAVVLGATARYLDSPRDAAAVIAGYAISDDVSERDFQLHRGGQWTKGKSCETFNPLGPWLVTADEVGDPQALGMRLSVNGKPRQDGNTANMLFGVHHIIWYLSQFMVLEPGDVVNTGTPAGVALGANDFDYLREGDTVEVAIDRLGVQRHRIGQA
- a CDS encoding SDR family NAD(P)-dependent oxidoreductase → MINRFEGRTVVVTGAGSGIGYEMARQFHAEGAIVFAADLDPDTAPEGTIGLRVDVTDPGSVESGLARAVEETGKLDVLCNNAGFSSTTDVVSCGVDEWDKVFAVNTRGVFLGIKYAVPTMLEQGGGAIINTASVAGMVGLKDRAAYCASKGAVVALTRQVAVQYAGTGVRCNSICPGTVDSPWVGRLLDAAADPVATRAALVARQPMGRLGTSEEVARAALYLASDDAAFITGTELVIDGGLMAG